The sequence GGCTAACTGATAAAGTAAGGATTCTAACTTATTAGCGGCGTGCCGCCAAGTCCAAGATTGTGCGAACTGTAACCCATTAAGAGCAACACGATTTCGTACTGCTTCCTGAGTTAAAAGATGAGCGAGTACAAGGGTTAGTTGATGAGTATCACTAGGGGGGACGAGAAAACAGTTCTCCCCATTTTTTGTATAGTCACGATTCCCGCCGTTGTCAGTTGTCACTACCGCAGTTCCACAAGCCATCGCCTCTAAGGGAGGCATTGAAAAAGCTTCAAAGTAAGACGTTGAAACAAAAATGTCTGCTTGAGCGTAGAAACGGGCCATATCGCTGTCTGCTTGAGCTTTCACTATCTCATAGGGAAGAGGTGCTTGGTAGTTTGCTCCTTCCGGGGCTACAACCTGTATATCAAACCCTGGAACCAATTGTGATAAACCCCTGCATGCTTCCCAAAAATCTTCCGAGCCTTTCCAAGTGTAGCCATGTTCCCTAGAACGAAGAATGTAAGCAATTGTCAATCTTCCCGTAGAAAGAGACTTTTT comes from Desulfosporosinus meridiei DSM 13257 and encodes:
- a CDS encoding glycosyltransferase family 4 protein; protein product: MKIVFPVISLETGGTRFIYQLANEMMDKGHNVEIVLPEKAAVAWPLRAQVTRVKELTPSTIPSADFLLPNFYPTVFPAWESKKGRVVRLSLGYEPLWVAEKEKALASYHINAPIISISEWHRQIILQETGKNSTVIPGGVDTSVFSPCPKKSLSTGRLTIAYILRSREHGYTWKGSEDFWEACRGLSQLVPGFDIQVVAPEGANYQAPLPYEIVKAQADSDMARFYAQADIFVSTSYFEAFSMPPLEAMACGTAVVTTDNGGNRDYTKNGENCFLVPPSDTHQLTLVLAHLLTQEAVRNRVALNGLQFAQSWTWRHAANKLESLLYQLAQS